In Solea senegalensis isolate Sse05_10M linkage group LG18, IFAPA_SoseM_1, whole genome shotgun sequence, a single window of DNA contains:
- the csnk1db gene encoding casein kinase I isoform X2, whose product MELRVGNRYRLGRKIGSGSFGDIYLGTDISVGEEVAIKLECVKTKHPQLHIESKIYKMMQGGVGIPTIKWCGAEGDYNVMVMELLGPSLEDLFNFCSRKFSLKTVLLLADQMISRIEYIHSKNFIHRDVKPDNFLMGLGKKGNLVYIIDFGLAKKYRDARTHQHIPYRENKNLTGTARYASINTHLGIEQSRRDDLESLGYVLMYFNLGSLPWQGLKAATKRQKYERISEKKMSTPIEVLCKGYPSEFATYLNFCRSLRFDDKPDYSYLRQLFRNLFHRQGFSYDYVFDWNMLKFGANRAAEEAERDRRDREDRLRHGRNPGARGVPAVSGRPRGTQEGAPPTPLTPTSHTANTSPRQVSGMERERKVSMRLHRGAPVNVSSSDLTGRQDTSRMSTSQMAPGALPAGHHLLTPR is encoded by the exons ATGGAGCTACGAGTTGGGAACCGATATAGACTGGGCAGAAAAATCGGAAGTGGGTCTTTCGGGGACATCTATTTGG GCACAGACATTTCAGTGGGTGAGGAGGTTGCAATTAAATTGGAATGTGTGAAGACCAAGCACCCCCAGCTCCACATCGAGAGCAAGATCTACAAGATGATGCAAGGAGGAG TGGGGATTCCAACAATAAAATGGTGTGGAGCAGAAGGCGACTACAACGTGATggtgatggagctgctgggcccCAGCCTGGAGGATCTCTTCAACTTTTGCTCTCGCAAGTTCAGCCTCAAGACGGTCCTGCTGCTCGCCGATCAAATG ATCAGCCGCATTGAATACATTCACTCCAAGAACTTCATCCACAGAGATGTGAAGCCCGATAACTTCCTGATGGGACTGGGCAAAAAGGGAAACCTGGTCTACATAATCGACTTTGGCCTGGCTAAAAAGTATCGCGACGCTCGCACACACCAGCATATCCCCTATCGTGAGAACAAGAATCTGACTGGCACTGCCCGATATGCCTCAATCAACACACATCTTGGAATTG AGCAGTCAAGGCGCGATGACCTGGAGTCCTTGGGCTATGTTCTCATGTATTTTAATCTGGGATCACTGCCTTGGCAAGGCCTCAAGGCTGCTACCAAGAGGCAGAAGTATGAACGGATAAGCGAGAAGAAAATGTCCACCCCTATTGAGGTGCTTTGCAAGGGATATCCAT CCGAGTTTGCAACATACCTGAATTTCTGCCGCTCGCTGCGTTTCGATGACAAGCCAGACTACTCGTACTTACGGCAGCTCTTCAGGAACTTGTTTCACAGACAAGGCTTCTCTTATGACTACGTATTTGACTGGAACATGCTTAAGTTT GGAGCCAATCGTgctgcagaggaagcagagagagatCGCAGAGACCGGGAAGATAGGCTGAGACATGGCAGGAACCCGGGTGCCAGAGGAGTGCCTGCTGTATCAGGAAGACCAAGAGGAACGCAGGAGGGAGCACCGCCTACCCCACTAACACCCACATCACACACTG CAAACACATCTCCTCGACAAGTGTCTGGTATGGAGCGTGAGCGCAAGGTGAGCATGCGACTGCACCGCGGTGCTCCTGTCAACGTATCATCCTCAGATTTAACAGGACGGCAGGACACCTCCCGCATGTCCACCTCTCAG ATGGCGCCTGGTGCACTGCCTGCAGGTCACCATCTTCTCACTCCTCGATGa
- the csnk1db gene encoding casein kinase I isoform X1 produces MELRVGNRYRLGRKIGSGSFGDIYLGTDISVGEEVAIKLECVKTKHPQLHIESKIYKMMQGGVGIPTIKWCGAEGDYNVMVMELLGPSLEDLFNFCSRKFSLKTVLLLADQMISRIEYIHSKNFIHRDVKPDNFLMGLGKKGNLVYIIDFGLAKKYRDARTHQHIPYRENKNLTGTARYASINTHLGIEQSRRDDLESLGYVLMYFNLGSLPWQGLKAATKRQKYERISEKKMSTPIEVLCKGYPSEFATYLNFCRSLRFDDKPDYSYLRQLFRNLFHRQGFSYDYVFDWNMLKFGANRAAEEAERDRRDREDRLRHGRNPGARGVPAVSGRPRGTQEGAPPTPLTPTSHTANTSPRQVSGMERERKVSMRLHRGAPVNVSSSDLTGRQDTSRMSTSQHSLRASRYQVDARHVLV; encoded by the exons ATGGAGCTACGAGTTGGGAACCGATATAGACTGGGCAGAAAAATCGGAAGTGGGTCTTTCGGGGACATCTATTTGG GCACAGACATTTCAGTGGGTGAGGAGGTTGCAATTAAATTGGAATGTGTGAAGACCAAGCACCCCCAGCTCCACATCGAGAGCAAGATCTACAAGATGATGCAAGGAGGAG TGGGGATTCCAACAATAAAATGGTGTGGAGCAGAAGGCGACTACAACGTGATggtgatggagctgctgggcccCAGCCTGGAGGATCTCTTCAACTTTTGCTCTCGCAAGTTCAGCCTCAAGACGGTCCTGCTGCTCGCCGATCAAATG ATCAGCCGCATTGAATACATTCACTCCAAGAACTTCATCCACAGAGATGTGAAGCCCGATAACTTCCTGATGGGACTGGGCAAAAAGGGAAACCTGGTCTACATAATCGACTTTGGCCTGGCTAAAAAGTATCGCGACGCTCGCACACACCAGCATATCCCCTATCGTGAGAACAAGAATCTGACTGGCACTGCCCGATATGCCTCAATCAACACACATCTTGGAATTG AGCAGTCAAGGCGCGATGACCTGGAGTCCTTGGGCTATGTTCTCATGTATTTTAATCTGGGATCACTGCCTTGGCAAGGCCTCAAGGCTGCTACCAAGAGGCAGAAGTATGAACGGATAAGCGAGAAGAAAATGTCCACCCCTATTGAGGTGCTTTGCAAGGGATATCCAT CCGAGTTTGCAACATACCTGAATTTCTGCCGCTCGCTGCGTTTCGATGACAAGCCAGACTACTCGTACTTACGGCAGCTCTTCAGGAACTTGTTTCACAGACAAGGCTTCTCTTATGACTACGTATTTGACTGGAACATGCTTAAGTTT GGAGCCAATCGTgctgcagaggaagcagagagagatCGCAGAGACCGGGAAGATAGGCTGAGACATGGCAGGAACCCGGGTGCCAGAGGAGTGCCTGCTGTATCAGGAAGACCAAGAGGAACGCAGGAGGGAGCACCGCCTACCCCACTAACACCCACATCACACACTG CAAACACATCTCCTCGACAAGTGTCTGGTATGGAGCGTGAGCGCAAGGTGAGCATGCGACTGCACCGCGGTGCTCCTGTCAACGTATCATCCTCAGATTTAACAGGACGGCAGGACACCTCCCGCATGTCCACCTCTCAG CATTCCCTACGAGCATCACGCTACCAAGTAGACGCTCGCCACGTCCTTGTGTGA
- the csnk1db gene encoding casein kinase I isoform X3, which translates to MELRVGNRYRLGRKIGSGSFGDIYLGTDISVGEEVAIKLECVKTKHPQLHIESKIYKMMQGGVGIPTIKWCGAEGDYNVMVMELLGPSLEDLFNFCSRKFSLKTVLLLADQMISRIEYIHSKNFIHRDVKPDNFLMGLGKKGNLVYIIDFGLAKKYRDARTHQHIPYRENKNLTGTARYASINTHLGIEQSRRDDLESLGYVLMYFNLGSLPWQGLKAATKRQKYERISEKKMSTPIEVLCKGYPSEFATYLNFCRSLRFDDKPDYSYLRQLFRNLFHRQGFSYDYVFDWNMLKFGANRAAEEAERDRRDREDRLRHGRNPGARGVPAVSGRPRGTQEGAPPTPLTPTSHTANTSPRQVSGMERERKVSMRLHRGAPVNVSSSDLTGRQDTSRMSTSQNSIPYEHHATK; encoded by the exons ATGGAGCTACGAGTTGGGAACCGATATAGACTGGGCAGAAAAATCGGAAGTGGGTCTTTCGGGGACATCTATTTGG GCACAGACATTTCAGTGGGTGAGGAGGTTGCAATTAAATTGGAATGTGTGAAGACCAAGCACCCCCAGCTCCACATCGAGAGCAAGATCTACAAGATGATGCAAGGAGGAG TGGGGATTCCAACAATAAAATGGTGTGGAGCAGAAGGCGACTACAACGTGATggtgatggagctgctgggcccCAGCCTGGAGGATCTCTTCAACTTTTGCTCTCGCAAGTTCAGCCTCAAGACGGTCCTGCTGCTCGCCGATCAAATG ATCAGCCGCATTGAATACATTCACTCCAAGAACTTCATCCACAGAGATGTGAAGCCCGATAACTTCCTGATGGGACTGGGCAAAAAGGGAAACCTGGTCTACATAATCGACTTTGGCCTGGCTAAAAAGTATCGCGACGCTCGCACACACCAGCATATCCCCTATCGTGAGAACAAGAATCTGACTGGCACTGCCCGATATGCCTCAATCAACACACATCTTGGAATTG AGCAGTCAAGGCGCGATGACCTGGAGTCCTTGGGCTATGTTCTCATGTATTTTAATCTGGGATCACTGCCTTGGCAAGGCCTCAAGGCTGCTACCAAGAGGCAGAAGTATGAACGGATAAGCGAGAAGAAAATGTCCACCCCTATTGAGGTGCTTTGCAAGGGATATCCAT CCGAGTTTGCAACATACCTGAATTTCTGCCGCTCGCTGCGTTTCGATGACAAGCCAGACTACTCGTACTTACGGCAGCTCTTCAGGAACTTGTTTCACAGACAAGGCTTCTCTTATGACTACGTATTTGACTGGAACATGCTTAAGTTT GGAGCCAATCGTgctgcagaggaagcagagagagatCGCAGAGACCGGGAAGATAGGCTGAGACATGGCAGGAACCCGGGTGCCAGAGGAGTGCCTGCTGTATCAGGAAGACCAAGAGGAACGCAGGAGGGAGCACCGCCTACCCCACTAACACCCACATCACACACTG CAAACACATCTCCTCGACAAGTGTCTGGTATGGAGCGTGAGCGCAAGGTGAGCATGCGACTGCACCGCGGTGCTCCTGTCAACGTATCATCCTCAGATTTAACAGGACGGCAGGACACCTCCCGCATGTCCACCTCTCAG AATAGCATTCCCTACGAGCATCACGCTACCAAGTAG
- the csnk1db gene encoding casein kinase I isoform X4: MELRVGNRYRLGRKIGSGSFGDIYLGTDISVGEEVAIKLECVKTKHPQLHIESKIYKMMQGGVGIPTIKWCGAEGDYNVMVMELLGPSLEDLFNFCSRKFSLKTVLLLADQMISRIEYIHSKNFIHRDVKPDNFLMGLGKKGNLVYIIDFGLAKKYRDARTHQHIPYRENKNLTGTARYASINTHLGIEQSRRDDLESLGYVLMYFNLGSLPWQGLKAATKRQKYERISEKKMSTPIEVLCKGYPSEFATYLNFCRSLRFDDKPDYSYLRQLFRNLFHRQGFSYDYVFDWNMLKFGANRAAEEAERDRRDREDRLRHGRNPGARGVPAVSGRPRGTQEGAPPTPLTPTSHTANTSPRQVSGMERERKMAPGALPAGHHLLTPR, from the exons ATGGAGCTACGAGTTGGGAACCGATATAGACTGGGCAGAAAAATCGGAAGTGGGTCTTTCGGGGACATCTATTTGG GCACAGACATTTCAGTGGGTGAGGAGGTTGCAATTAAATTGGAATGTGTGAAGACCAAGCACCCCCAGCTCCACATCGAGAGCAAGATCTACAAGATGATGCAAGGAGGAG TGGGGATTCCAACAATAAAATGGTGTGGAGCAGAAGGCGACTACAACGTGATggtgatggagctgctgggcccCAGCCTGGAGGATCTCTTCAACTTTTGCTCTCGCAAGTTCAGCCTCAAGACGGTCCTGCTGCTCGCCGATCAAATG ATCAGCCGCATTGAATACATTCACTCCAAGAACTTCATCCACAGAGATGTGAAGCCCGATAACTTCCTGATGGGACTGGGCAAAAAGGGAAACCTGGTCTACATAATCGACTTTGGCCTGGCTAAAAAGTATCGCGACGCTCGCACACACCAGCATATCCCCTATCGTGAGAACAAGAATCTGACTGGCACTGCCCGATATGCCTCAATCAACACACATCTTGGAATTG AGCAGTCAAGGCGCGATGACCTGGAGTCCTTGGGCTATGTTCTCATGTATTTTAATCTGGGATCACTGCCTTGGCAAGGCCTCAAGGCTGCTACCAAGAGGCAGAAGTATGAACGGATAAGCGAGAAGAAAATGTCCACCCCTATTGAGGTGCTTTGCAAGGGATATCCAT CCGAGTTTGCAACATACCTGAATTTCTGCCGCTCGCTGCGTTTCGATGACAAGCCAGACTACTCGTACTTACGGCAGCTCTTCAGGAACTTGTTTCACAGACAAGGCTTCTCTTATGACTACGTATTTGACTGGAACATGCTTAAGTTT GGAGCCAATCGTgctgcagaggaagcagagagagatCGCAGAGACCGGGAAGATAGGCTGAGACATGGCAGGAACCCGGGTGCCAGAGGAGTGCCTGCTGTATCAGGAAGACCAAGAGGAACGCAGGAGGGAGCACCGCCTACCCCACTAACACCCACATCACACACTG CAAACACATCTCCTCGACAAGTGTCTGGTATGGAGCGTGAGCGCAAG ATGGCGCCTGGTGCACTGCCTGCAGGTCACCATCTTCTCACTCCTCGATGa
- the slc16a3b gene encoding monocarboxylate transporter 4 — translation MGGVALDDGPSGVKAPDGGWGWAVLFGCFVITGFSYAFPKAVSVFFKELIREFDVGYSDTAWISSILLAMLYGTGPLCSVMVNRFGCRPVMMVGGLFASLGMILASFATSIIHIYLCTGVITGLGLALNFQPSLIMLNRYFSEKRPLANGLAAAGSPVALCCLSPLGQVLQYNYGWRGGFLILGGILLNCCACGALMRPLLAPKKPANELDGMPAVEVKKPATKKKLLDFSVFRDRGFLIYTIAASVMVLGLFVPPVFVVSYAKGLGYEATQSALLLTILGFVDMFARPLAGLVAGMKSVRPKCIYLFAFAMIFNGITDLGGSQATDYTGLVIFCIFFGISYGMVGALQFEVLMAIVGTEKFSSAIGLVLLMEAIAVLLGPPGAGRLLDATHKYMYIFLLAGCEVTLSAFILTFGNCFCMSKKPEDPQAKLEMAVTAAEREGLNCVGDGGDEEPKDGEHAKEKVTPMKESGEPNTETSL, via the exons ATGGGAGGAGTCGCGCTGGACGACGGGCCCAGTGGGGTGAAGGCGCCAGATGGCGGATGGGGCTGGGCAGTTCTGTTTGGCTGCTTTGTCATCACTGGCTTCTCCTACGCCTTCCCCAAGGCTGTCAGCGTCTTCTTCAAAGAGCTGATCCGAGAGTTTGACGTCGGATACAGCGACACTGCCTGGATCTCATCGATACTGCTCGCCATGCTGTATGGCACAG GTCCTCTATGCAGTGTGATGGTGAACAGGTTTGGCTGCCGACCGGTGATGATGGTTGGAGGGCTCTTTGCCTCGTTGGGAATGATTCTCGCCTCGTTTGCCACCAGCATCATACACATCTACCTCTGCACTGGAGTTATAACAG GTCTGGGTCTTGCGTTGAACTTCCAGCCGTCTCTGATAATGCTGAATCGATACTTCAGTGAAAAACGACCTCTAGCCAATGGCTtggcagcagcaggcagccCTGTGGCGCTGTGCTGTCTCTCCCCACTAGGACAGGTCCTCCAGTACAATTATGGCTGGAGGGGGGGTTTCCTCATTCTGGGGGGCATACTGCTCAACTGCTGTGCGTGTGGCGCCCTTATGAGGCCCCTGTTGGCCCCTAAGAAACCTGCCAATGAGCTGGATGGGATGCCCGCAGTGGAAGTGAAGAAGCCCGCGACTAAGAAGAAACTGTTGGACTTCAGCGTGTTCAGGGACCGAGGGTTCCTCATCTATACCATCGCCGCGTCGGTCATGGTGCTGGGCTTGTTTGTGCCCCCCGTGTTCGTGGTCAGCTATGCCAAAGGCCTCGGCTACGAAGCCACTCAGTCGGCACTGCTGCTCACCATACTGGGATTTGTGGACATGTTCGCTCGTCCCCTCGCAGGACTCGTAGCTGGCATGAAGTCCGTGCGACCCAAATGCATCTACCTGTTTGCCTTTGCGATGATCTTCAACGGGATCACCGACCTAGGGGGATCACAG GCGACTGACTACACGGGTCTCGTGATCTTCTGCATATTCTTCGGGATATCGTACGGCATGGTGGGGGCACTGCAGTTCGAGGTCCTCATGGCGATCGTGGGGACGGAGAAGTTCTCCAGTGCCATCGGCCTGGTGCTGCTGATGGAAGCTATCGCTGTGCTGTTGGGACCTCCTGGAGCAG GTCGCCTCTTGGATGCCACGCACAAGTACATGTACATCTTCCTGTTGGCGGGCTGCGAGGTCACACTCTCTGCCTTTATTTTGACCTTTGGAAACTGCTTTTGCATGAGCAAGAAACCGGAAGACCCGCAGGCCAAGCTGGAGATGGCGGTGACCGCCGCCGAGAGAGAGGGACTGAACTGTGTGGGGGACGGAGGGGACGAGGAGCCAAAGGACGGGGAGCATGCGAAGGAGAAGGTGACGCCGATGAAGGAGAGCGGAGAGCCAAACACTGAGACGTCTTTATAG